In Synechococcus sp. A18-25c, a single window of DNA contains:
- a CDS encoding HEAT repeat domain-containing protein — protein sequence MRDSSGNHNEEPRPELAIDPDVLARELEAELVGDPLDEIAPDDPEGDALEAVRSCDAGLEWLKQGHDQKLQGLRVFCEHRDPRAVPLLLPLLGETCPVVRMSAVYALGRNPSTQAVQALLTLLQVDSNAYVRKATAWSLGNYSDAPVLNPLIRALQVDVAAVRLWASVSLAEAGSTSPAKADLAAGQLLLSLKIDSEPVVRSNCIWALGRLHDMLVKPRQEEVVECFVAALLKDPETAVRDEARTALEQLDNPDLVDRLQTLLDEGLLL from the coding sequence ATGCGCGATTCATCCGGCAACCACAATGAGGAGCCGAGGCCGGAGTTGGCCATCGATCCTGATGTGCTGGCTCGCGAGCTCGAAGCGGAGCTTGTGGGAGACCCACTGGATGAGATCGCTCCGGATGATCCAGAAGGGGATGCGCTTGAAGCTGTGCGTTCCTGTGACGCCGGCTTGGAATGGCTCAAGCAAGGCCATGACCAAAAGCTTCAGGGCCTCAGAGTGTTCTGTGAACACCGTGATCCACGAGCCGTTCCATTGCTCTTGCCGCTGCTGGGCGAGACGTGTCCAGTGGTGAGGATGAGTGCCGTTTATGCGCTGGGACGGAACCCTTCAACCCAGGCTGTACAGGCGTTGCTCACTCTTCTGCAGGTCGATAGCAATGCCTATGTGCGCAAAGCCACGGCCTGGAGTTTGGGAAATTATTCAGATGCTCCGGTTCTCAACCCATTGATCCGCGCCTTGCAGGTCGACGTTGCAGCCGTACGACTTTGGGCATCGGTTTCTCTAGCTGAGGCTGGCAGTACCTCCCCTGCCAAGGCGGATCTCGCTGCGGGGCAACTGCTGCTCAGCCTGAAGATCGACAGCGAGCCTGTGGTTCGCAGCAACTGCATCTGGGCACTCGGTCGCCTCCACGACATGTTGGTCAAGCCTCGCCAAGAGGAAGTGGTCGAATGCTTCGTGGCGGCACTGCTGAAGGATCCGGAAACTGCTGTTCGCGATGAAGCGCGCACTGCTCTTGAGCAGTTGGATAACCCAGACTTGGTCGACCGGTTGCAAACCCTCCTGGACGAAGGTCTGCTGCTTTGA
- a CDS encoding DUF2997 domain-containing protein — MPQRTVRFRIRPDGRVEEQVEGVSGDACLQLTDRLEAALGTVEQRQPTAEAFCSPQVLTQSQPQSVEPS, encoded by the coding sequence ATGCCTCAACGCACAGTTCGATTCCGCATCCGCCCGGATGGGCGTGTTGAAGAGCAGGTGGAGGGTGTCAGTGGCGACGCCTGTCTGCAGCTCACGGATCGTTTAGAGGCGGCCCTTGGCACCGTTGAGCAGCGTCAGCCTACGGCTGAAGCCTTTTGTTCTCCTCAGGTCCTGACCCAATCGCAACCCCAGTCCGTCGAGCCTTCCTGA
- a CDS encoding DUF1257 domain-containing protein: MSHFSTVKTELRQLPSLRAALEDLGYTPGESQQAVRGYQGQTVDAELAVAVEGSADFGFRWNETSGAYEFVTDLDLWRQPIPVERFLSKLTQRYALRSVLEASRQEGFDVAQQTDCQDGSIELVVTRWDA, translated from the coding sequence ATGTCTCACTTCAGTACTGTCAAAACCGAACTACGTCAGCTCCCCTCACTCCGAGCAGCGCTGGAAGATCTGGGATACACCCCTGGCGAGAGTCAGCAGGCAGTCCGGGGTTATCAAGGGCAAACTGTTGACGCTGAACTGGCTGTTGCGGTCGAGGGCAGTGCGGATTTCGGTTTCCGTTGGAATGAGACCAGCGGTGCCTATGAATTCGTCACCGATTTGGACCTGTGGCGTCAGCCCATTCCTGTCGAGCGATTCCTCTCCAAGCTCACCCAGCGTTACGCCCTGCGTTCGGTTCTTGAAGCCAGCCGCCAGGAAGGCTTCGATGTGGCCCAACAAACGGATTGCCAGGACGGTTCCATTGAGCTTGTAGTGACCCGCTGGGACGCCTAA
- a CDS encoding ferredoxin, which produces MVDPSAAAYVAASYEQDKRTGKEPVLGGELREKAVWVDEAVCIGCRYCAHVATNTFCIEPNLGRSRAIRQDGDSTERIQEAIETCPVDCIHWVAFDDLPALKRQLDAQELLPLGLPSPARLRRQLPRNTSHD; this is translated from the coding sequence GTGGTTGATCCCTCGGCGGCCGCCTATGTCGCTGCCTCCTATGAACAGGACAAGCGCACTGGGAAGGAGCCTGTGCTCGGGGGTGAATTGCGCGAAAAGGCGGTGTGGGTGGATGAAGCGGTGTGTATTGGCTGTCGCTATTGCGCCCATGTCGCTACCAACACTTTCTGCATCGAACCCAATCTCGGGCGCTCACGTGCGATCCGTCAGGATGGCGATAGCACTGAACGCATTCAAGAAGCGATCGAGACGTGTCCCGTCGATTGCATTCATTGGGTCGCCTTTGATGATCTGCCAGCCTTGAAGCGGCAACTGGATGCTCAGGAATTGCTGCCGCTGGGCCTCCCTTCCCCGGCTCGACTGCGTCGGCAGCTGCCACGCAACACCAGTCACGACTGA
- a CDS encoding aldo/keto reductase: protein MASSALPTRRFGRTGIAMPVLSLGGMRFQQSWTDLAAEAITGESQRLLGDTLSRAVEAGLHHVETARHYGSSERQLGWALPESPDASRILQTKVPPQADPEAFEAELEISLERLQVQRVDLLAIHGINRHDHLEQTIRSGGCLDVVRRWQEQGRIGHVGFSTHGEPELIVDAIETDCFDYVNLHWYFIRQDNEPAIAAAHRHDMGVFIISPTDKGGHLHTPGPRLRALTSPLHPIVFNDLFCLRDPRVHTISVGASSPDDLRLHLDAVALLNQADALITPIEHRLHQAAREVLGDAWMDSWQQGLPPWQDTPGELNLPLLLWLHNLVEAWDLEGFVKARYGLLGRGGHWFPGSNADPLDATVTETDLMAVLQDSPWREQIPGILRRLRDRAGGERQERLSSA, encoded by the coding sequence ATGGCCAGCTCTGCCCTGCCGACACGACGCTTTGGGCGCACAGGGATTGCCATGCCGGTGCTCTCTCTGGGTGGCATGCGCTTTCAGCAGAGCTGGACCGACCTCGCGGCTGAGGCCATCACCGGAGAATCACAACGTCTCTTGGGAGACACTCTCAGTCGAGCCGTCGAGGCTGGCCTCCACCACGTGGAAACCGCACGGCATTACGGCAGCTCGGAGCGGCAACTGGGTTGGGCACTTCCTGAAAGCCCTGATGCATCTAGGATTCTTCAGACCAAAGTGCCGCCTCAGGCAGATCCCGAGGCCTTTGAGGCTGAGCTGGAGATATCGCTCGAACGCCTGCAAGTGCAACGGGTGGATCTGCTAGCGATTCATGGCATCAATCGTCATGACCATCTCGAGCAGACCATTCGATCCGGCGGATGTCTCGATGTGGTCCGTCGCTGGCAAGAGCAGGGGCGCATTGGCCATGTGGGGTTCTCCACCCATGGCGAACCCGAGCTGATCGTCGATGCGATCGAGACGGACTGTTTCGATTACGTGAACCTTCACTGGTATTTCATTCGTCAAGACAATGAACCTGCGATCGCAGCAGCCCATCGCCATGACATGGGAGTCTTCATCATCAGTCCGACGGACAAGGGGGGACATCTGCACACGCCTGGACCAAGGCTCCGCGCCTTAACGTCGCCACTGCATCCGATCGTGTTCAACGATCTCTTCTGTCTGCGAGATCCGAGGGTGCACACGATCAGCGTCGGCGCTTCCTCCCCCGACGACTTGAGACTCCACCTCGATGCGGTGGCTCTGCTCAACCAGGCGGATGCACTGATCACGCCGATTGAGCATCGCCTGCATCAGGCGGCGCGGGAGGTGCTGGGAGATGCCTGGATGGACAGTTGGCAGCAGGGTCTGCCGCCTTGGCAAGACACACCGGGAGAGTTGAATCTTCCCCTGCTTCTATGGTTGCACAACCTTGTCGAGGCTTGGGATCTCGAAGGTTTCGTCAAAGCCCGTTACGGTCTGCTGGGGCGTGGCGGCCATTGGTTTCCTGGTTCCAATGCTGATCCTCTGGATGCCACTGTGACGGAGACGGATCTGATGGCTGTTTTGCAGGACAGCCCCTGGCGAGAGCAAATTCCTGGAATCCTCCGACGTCTCAGAGATCGAGCAGGCGGAGAACGTCAAGAGCGCCTGTCGTCGGCCTGA
- the rsmG gene encoding 16S rRNA (guanine(527)-N(7))-methyltransferase RsmG yields the protein MPDSSPFATPGPELWRLLGWTPDPQQLQQLIDLQRLLQDWNSRVNLTRLVQGEDFWIAQVLDSLWPLSPELAKPETPRRCIDVGTGGGFPGLAVAIALPGAHLTLVDSVGRKTAAVAAMASALGLSERVVVRTERVERTGHDPGCRGQFDLAMARAVAAAPVVAEYLVPLLQQQGQALLYRGRWQASDDAELQPALELLNARTHGISRTELPADRGPRTLIRISADRATPKTYPRAIGVPTKLPLGCQADDRRS from the coding sequence ATGCCGGATTCATCGCCGTTCGCCACGCCAGGGCCGGAACTTTGGAGGTTGCTCGGATGGACTCCGGATCCCCAGCAACTGCAACAGCTGATCGACTTACAAAGGCTGCTGCAGGACTGGAACAGCCGCGTCAACCTCACCCGTCTGGTGCAAGGCGAGGATTTCTGGATCGCGCAAGTGCTGGATAGCCTTTGGCCTCTCTCGCCGGAGCTGGCGAAACCGGAGACACCACGTCGTTGCATTGATGTGGGCACAGGTGGAGGATTTCCTGGGCTAGCCGTGGCGATTGCGCTGCCGGGTGCGCACCTGACTTTGGTCGACTCGGTTGGGCGCAAAACCGCAGCGGTTGCTGCCATGGCGTCTGCACTTGGACTGAGCGAGCGCGTGGTCGTTCGCACCGAACGGGTGGAACGAACGGGCCACGATCCCGGGTGCCGAGGTCAATTCGACCTGGCCATGGCGCGCGCTGTGGCTGCAGCACCAGTCGTGGCGGAATACCTCGTGCCCCTGCTGCAACAGCAGGGACAGGCGCTGCTCTATCGAGGCCGCTGGCAGGCCAGCGACGACGCCGAACTGCAACCGGCCCTTGAGCTTCTCAACGCACGGACCCATGGCATCAGCCGCACCGAGCTTCCTGCCGATCGGGGCCCACGAACACTGATTCGCATCAGCGCTGATCGCGCAACCCCCAAAACTTATCCCCGCGCCATCGGTGTGCCGACCAAGCTTCCTCTGGGATGTCAGGCCGACGACAGGCGCTCTTGA